A genomic segment from Pangasianodon hypophthalmus isolate fPanHyp1 chromosome 25, fPanHyp1.pri, whole genome shotgun sequence encodes:
- the tubgcp4 gene encoding gamma-tubulin complex component 4 isoform X1: MIHELLLALSGYPGTIITWNKRNGLQVSQDLPFLHPSETSVLNRLCKMGTDYVRFTEFIEQHTGHVHQQEHHSSQPSQSGLHGIYLRAFCTGLHSMLQPYRQALLDLEQEFLGDPHLSISHVNYKLEQFQLLFPSVMVVVETIKSQKIHGCQILETVYKHSCGGLPPVRMALEKILAVCHGVMYKQLAAWMLHGLLLDQSEEFFVRQGPSAGGAAAAQEEEEEDLGIGGLSGKQLRELQDLRLIEEENMLAPSLQQFSLRVEMLPSYIPVRVAEKILFVGESVQMFENHNQSPSRAGSILKHQEDTFASELHRLKQQPLFSLVDFENVIDGIRSTVAEHLWTLMVEESDLLGQLKIIKDFYLLGRGELYQVFIDLAQHMLKTPPSAVTEHDVNVAFQQAAHKVLLDDDNLLPLLHLTVDYQGKDNKEASGTREGTTPPQDSSPREPPSTGWAALGLAYKVQWPLHILFTPAVLEKYNVVFRYLLSVRRVQSELQHCWALQMQRKHLKSNKTDAVKWRLRNHMAFLVDNLQYYLQVDVLESQFSQLLQQINSTRDFESIRLAHDHFLSNLLAQSFILLKPVFHCLNEILDLCHNFCLLVSQNLGPLDERGAAQLDIMVKGFSRQSFLLFKILSSVRNHQINSDLAQLLLRLDYNKYYTQSGGTLGSFGL, encoded by the exons ATGATTCACGAGTTGCTGCTTGCTTTAAGCGGGTATCCTGGTACCATAATTACATGGAATAAACGAAATGGTTTGCAG GTGTCCCAGGATCTGCCCTTTCTCCATCCCAGTGAAACCAGTGTCCTGAACCGGCTGTGTAAGATGGGCACAGACTATGTGCGGTTCACAGAGTTCATAGAGCAACACACAGGCCATGTCCACCAACAA GAGCACCATTCGAGCCAGCCGAGCCAAAGTGGATTACATGGGATATACCTGAGGGCTTTCTGCACTGGCCTGCATTCCATGTTACAGCCTTACAGACAAGCATTACTAGATCTTGAACAAGAG tttcttggtgaTCCACATCTCTCCATTTCCCATGTAAACTACAAGCTGGAACAG TTTCAGTTGCTGTTCCCCTCCGTAATGGTTGTTGTGGAGACCATCAAATCTCAAAAG ATCCATGGCTGTCAGATTCTGGAGACTGTTTACAAGCACAGCTGTGGAGGTCTGCCACCTGTTCGGATGGCCTTGGAAAA GATTCTTGCAGTGTGCCACGGAGTGATGTATAAGCAGCTGGCTGCATGGATGCTGCATGGCCTGCTCCTGGACCAGAGTGAGGAGTTCTTTGTGAGGCAGGGCCCCAGCGCAGGAGGAGCCGCAGCAGcacaggaagaagaggaggaggacctGGGCATTGGAGGTCTGAGTGGGAAACAACTTAGAGAGCTGCAAGACTTG AGACTGATTGAAGAGGAGAACATGCTCGCTCCGTCCCTGCAGCAGTTCTCCCTGCGTGTCGAGATGCTTCCCTCATACATTCCTGTCCGAGTAGCTGAAAAAATCCTCTTTGTTGGGGAATCGGTCCAAATGTTTGAGAACCACAACCAGAGTCCCTCCAGAGCTG GTTCCATACTGAAACACCAAGAGGACACGTTTGCTTCAGAGCTCCACAGACTCAAACAGCAGCCACTTTTCAGCCTGGTGGACTTCGAGAATGTAATCGATGGAATTCGAAGCACAGTTGCTGAG CATCTATGGACTTTGATGGTGGAAGAATCTGATCTTTTGGGTCAACTCAAG ATCATAAAGGATTTTTATTTGTTGGGACGAGGTGAACTGTATCAAGTCTTCATTGATCTTGCCCAGCACATGCTTAAGACCCCACCATCAGCTGTGACAGAACACG ATGTGAATGTGGCCTTTCAGCAAGCTGCTCACAAAGTTCTGCTTGATGATGACAACCTGTTACCCCTCTTGCATCTTACTGTTGACTATCAAGGGAAAGACAACAAAG AGGCGTCTGGGACTCGAGAAGGCACCACGCCTCCTCAGGATTCTTCTCCTCGAGAGCCTCCTTCAACAGGCTGGGCCGCACTGGGACTGGCCTATAAAGTGCAGTGGCCCCTGCACATTCTCTTCACTCCTGCTGTGTTGGAAAA GTATAACGTAGTGTTTCGATACCTGCTCAGCGTGCGCCGGGTGCAGtcagagctgcagcactgctgGGCCCTGCAGATGCAGCGCAAACACTTAAAGTCTAACAAGACTGACGCAGTCAAATGGAGGCTGCGCAACCACATGGCCTTCCTTGTAGATAACCTGCAGTATTACCTACAG GTGGATGTCTTGGAGTCACAGTTTTCGCAGCTTTTGCAGCAGATCAACTCGACACGAGACTTTGAGAGCATTCGTCTGGCTCATGACCATTTCCTTAGTAATCTCTTAGCCCAGTCCTTCATCCTTCTCAAGCCA GTGTTTCATTGTTTGAATGAGATTCTGGATCTCTGTCACAATTTCTGCTTGCTGGTGAGTCAGAACCTGGGGCCACTGGACGAGAGAGGAGCAGCTCAGCTGGACATTATGGTGAAG GGTTTTAGCCGCCAGTCATTCCTGCTCTTCAAGATCCTCTCCAGTGTGCGTAACCACCAAATCAATTCAGATCTGGCTCAGCTACTACTGCGTCTGGACTATAACAAATACTACACTCAGTCAGGAGGCACGCTGGGAAG TTTTGGGCTCTGA
- the tubgcp4 gene encoding gamma-tubulin complex component 4 isoform X2 has product MIHELLLALSGYPGTIITWNKRNGLQVSQDLPFLHPSETSVLNRLCKMGTDYVRFTEFIEQHTGHVHQQEHHSSQPSQSGLHGIYLRAFCTGLHSMLQPYRQALLDLEQEFLGDPHLSISHVNYKLEQFQLLFPSVMVVVETIKSQKIHGCQILETVYKHSCGGLPPVRMALEKILAVCHGVMYKQLAAWMLHGLLLDQSEEFFVRQGPSAGGAAAAQEEEEEDLGIGGLSGKQLRELQDLRLIEEENMLAPSLQQFSLRVEMLPSYIPVRVAEKILFVGESVQMFENHNQSPSRAGSILKHQEDTFASELHRLKQQPLFSLVDFENVIDGIRSTVAEHLWTLMVEESDLLGQLKIIKDFYLLGRGELYQVFIDLAQHMLKTPPSAVTEHDVNVAFQQAAHKVLLDDDNLLPLLHLTVDYQGKDNKEASGTREGTTPPQDSSPREPPSTGWAALGLAYKVQWPLHILFTPAVLEKYNVVFRYLLSVRRVQSELQHCWALQMQRKHLKSNKTDAVKWRLRNHMAFLVDNLQYYLQVDVLESQFSQLLQQINSTRDFESIRLAHDHFLSNLLAQSFILLKPVFHCLNEILDLCHNFCLLVSQNLGPLDERGAAQLDIMVKVICSCTTGKSLVFPLDKCLNKCRSLEITHPPSSILGYSN; this is encoded by the exons ATGATTCACGAGTTGCTGCTTGCTTTAAGCGGGTATCCTGGTACCATAATTACATGGAATAAACGAAATGGTTTGCAG GTGTCCCAGGATCTGCCCTTTCTCCATCCCAGTGAAACCAGTGTCCTGAACCGGCTGTGTAAGATGGGCACAGACTATGTGCGGTTCACAGAGTTCATAGAGCAACACACAGGCCATGTCCACCAACAA GAGCACCATTCGAGCCAGCCGAGCCAAAGTGGATTACATGGGATATACCTGAGGGCTTTCTGCACTGGCCTGCATTCCATGTTACAGCCTTACAGACAAGCATTACTAGATCTTGAACAAGAG tttcttggtgaTCCACATCTCTCCATTTCCCATGTAAACTACAAGCTGGAACAG TTTCAGTTGCTGTTCCCCTCCGTAATGGTTGTTGTGGAGACCATCAAATCTCAAAAG ATCCATGGCTGTCAGATTCTGGAGACTGTTTACAAGCACAGCTGTGGAGGTCTGCCACCTGTTCGGATGGCCTTGGAAAA GATTCTTGCAGTGTGCCACGGAGTGATGTATAAGCAGCTGGCTGCATGGATGCTGCATGGCCTGCTCCTGGACCAGAGTGAGGAGTTCTTTGTGAGGCAGGGCCCCAGCGCAGGAGGAGCCGCAGCAGcacaggaagaagaggaggaggacctGGGCATTGGAGGTCTGAGTGGGAAACAACTTAGAGAGCTGCAAGACTTG AGACTGATTGAAGAGGAGAACATGCTCGCTCCGTCCCTGCAGCAGTTCTCCCTGCGTGTCGAGATGCTTCCCTCATACATTCCTGTCCGAGTAGCTGAAAAAATCCTCTTTGTTGGGGAATCGGTCCAAATGTTTGAGAACCACAACCAGAGTCCCTCCAGAGCTG GTTCCATACTGAAACACCAAGAGGACACGTTTGCTTCAGAGCTCCACAGACTCAAACAGCAGCCACTTTTCAGCCTGGTGGACTTCGAGAATGTAATCGATGGAATTCGAAGCACAGTTGCTGAG CATCTATGGACTTTGATGGTGGAAGAATCTGATCTTTTGGGTCAACTCAAG ATCATAAAGGATTTTTATTTGTTGGGACGAGGTGAACTGTATCAAGTCTTCATTGATCTTGCCCAGCACATGCTTAAGACCCCACCATCAGCTGTGACAGAACACG ATGTGAATGTGGCCTTTCAGCAAGCTGCTCACAAAGTTCTGCTTGATGATGACAACCTGTTACCCCTCTTGCATCTTACTGTTGACTATCAAGGGAAAGACAACAAAG AGGCGTCTGGGACTCGAGAAGGCACCACGCCTCCTCAGGATTCTTCTCCTCGAGAGCCTCCTTCAACAGGCTGGGCCGCACTGGGACTGGCCTATAAAGTGCAGTGGCCCCTGCACATTCTCTTCACTCCTGCTGTGTTGGAAAA GTATAACGTAGTGTTTCGATACCTGCTCAGCGTGCGCCGGGTGCAGtcagagctgcagcactgctgGGCCCTGCAGATGCAGCGCAAACACTTAAAGTCTAACAAGACTGACGCAGTCAAATGGAGGCTGCGCAACCACATGGCCTTCCTTGTAGATAACCTGCAGTATTACCTACAG GTGGATGTCTTGGAGTCACAGTTTTCGCAGCTTTTGCAGCAGATCAACTCGACACGAGACTTTGAGAGCATTCGTCTGGCTCATGACCATTTCCTTAGTAATCTCTTAGCCCAGTCCTTCATCCTTCTCAAGCCA GTGTTTCATTGTTTGAATGAGATTCTGGATCTCTGTCACAATTTCTGCTTGCTGGTGAGTCAGAACCTGGGGCCACTGGACGAGAGAGGAGCAGCTCAGCTGGACATTATGGTGAAG gtcattTGCAGTTGTACAACAGGCAAGTCACTTGTTTTTCCTTTAGATAAGTGCCTGAACAAATGCAGATCTCTAGAAATCACCCATCCACCCTCGTCTATATTAGGTTATTCCAACTGA